Proteins from a genomic interval of Debaryomyces hansenii CBS767 chromosome E complete sequence:
- a CDS encoding DEHA2E12936p (similar to ca|CA1344|IPF14623 Candida albicans IPF14623 unknown function) yields the protein MSSNDLLSYSIMNKGHNVNSISLLPLPMPSRPQGFTKSHNEKGQIVLPPLSDIKFNDYTTIRLTEGNLSNLNHSSPPSLTSSSASSSPVSSPSLSNMNLSGISSPVALANPMSDSVSVASFASSPPTSTASESSEARKRRQRLGPSCDSCRTRKVKCDAEIIILSKQASTANLEEFFPSHIVASLLENKQVEIEESANVIISNDKLIKFKSCKSCNAKNLPCCFGKGFTKEDIMLNNKKKPTSISSTSSGVSSTKSKISKKKPNVSSLGSRKSSCSACRRRKIKCVFNDSLNKCEGCAKKDHSCLFENIN from the coding sequence ATGTCTTCTAACGATTTATTAAGTTACTCGATCATGAATAAGGGTCATAACGTGAACAGTATATCTTTGCTACCCTTGCCTATGCCCTCGAGACCTCAGGGATTCACTAAATCCCATAACGAAAAGGGCCAGATTGTTTTGCCTCCATTAAGTGACATTAAATTCAACGACTACACAACTATCAGATTAACTGAAGGAAACTTGTCGAACTTGAACCATTCGTCCCCTCCTTCGTTGACTTCATCATCCGCGTCATCGTCACCTGTGTCGTCTCCAAGCTTATCAAACATGAACTTATCTGGCATAAGTTCTCCCGTTGCTTTGGCCAACCCTATGTCTGATTCAGTGTCTGTCGCTAGCTTTGCATCTTCTCCACCAACTTCGACTGCTTCGGAGTCTTCCGAGGCCCGGAAGAGAAGACAGAGGTTGGGGCCATCATGTGATTCGTGCCGTACTAGAAAAGTTAAATGTGATGCcgaaattattatattatctaAGCAGGCATCGACTGCAAATCTTGAAGAGTTCTTCCCATCTCACATTGTTGCTAGCTTACTCGAGAACAAGCAAGTCGAAATCGAAGAAAGCGCTAATGTCATCATATCTAACGATAAActcattaaatttaaatcatgTAAATCTTGCAATGCTAAAAACTTGCCATGCTGTTTTGGTAAGGGATTTACGAAAGAAGATATAATGTTGAACAATAAAAAGAAACCTACATCTATATCATCCACTTCTTCAGGAGTCTCGTCTACCAAATCCAAAATTAGTAAGAAGAAGCCAAATGTGTCTTCTTTAGGCTCTAGAAAATCATCCTGCAGTGCAtgtagaagaagaaaaattaaatgtGTGTTCAACGattctttgaataaatGTGAAGGGTGCGCTAAGAAAGATCATAGTTGTTTGTTTGAGAACATTAATTAA
- a CDS encoding DEHA2E12958p (weakly similar to uniprot|P19263 Saccharomyces cerevisiae YLR071C RGR1 Component of RNA polymerase II holoenzyme/mediator complex and similar to ca|CA2194|CaRGR1 Candida albicans CaRGR1 DNA-directed RNA polymerase II (by homology)) yields the protein MSLLSIDDIFIPTSDLLNHSHNNKRLNYNQAKQTLLLNMNGSYPSSNNPISNGEPCDAKSNHLGGEMHNGVGSKLENGILKKAPDIPHITNNIIPLSNVLKFYTQEAYKQLTTAIENLSSTKDTENDSSRKKFFLNLIISLRQDFIKIYTLVKWASSSKDISKLIDLLNWFRSQDFYFEQLGYGLNELNRYSGAKLPNSDIITSLEVFIKKRPQLPSYNLISTPPISSEKTLEVLKDLNLTLMTRMALINNLPKRFINNYEIRDGRVYFTIQNEFQVSVTVGNDLIIEQEDDYYKSPFYFIDFKFLFGINPETALITHKDNKIITKLPKSSFQNLEKIVNTVLLNSGLGGLYDLLHKYSISFKLYLIARQLKDISINSKWRNNIQFKYQNGKSLILINYWSSHYLSRNWKSFIELGIDKNYNLNFRWFKNGTYELNHGISGIFDRNNIKKQSDASDEQQNNIEPNEESLEDLREDNNEDESEPQDLSVDLILNIIVNKHSEMLMDKIYETIVKRLSDQEEYCSFISCHQLLLKLTPNKSVVFAINPLTGFFYFIDPSPIQNQVTKKINTQSSNHKNKPFFSENDMVENIVNQLIQLKLEMFNKEINNKLITSGWINNEIIKLNDYETIKLSNFLNGDNFNNSNYNKIQFYRCKNWPLSWFLSNLVSGDNFRTFWWVARIKSIKGEWKIQWVQQLKFDQEMETSDELTLDYKFFNNLSSLCSNMIIDHMILEELQTKKIQYIQKQSKEKAAELLNKFQIDEVKEENIKPEETNNPFVYESIIMLYNDNRLLPVSNSSTSLFLKIKLITLNNSTQMKLKLFGNLRNIPNTLAETFNQLNLHISKSQNYFEINDIVNLSNKINDSSIKETRLLDSILLKLNVLNELIKVLYQLDQNNIEIVNSSIDSIQIKIDEESNNLTIKLPEMDEKFSLLSSNTESNEMKLIISYLNKYLSMTSKVQENEIIGIIKYFKEITPIVKTIKSVRATLDEKNKMKLSNGLSKLNFDVEFQNLNLIQFVYFLNHTNVNSNKKILKDKIVIKLNFMRNRFNKQDRLLLKLSMKDNLNSRNLKYKKLFELIYKGISEVDTTNGSKITKLNYDFIVDSSLINELMIKITDAFILFLSDNA from the coding sequence ATGTCGCTTCTCAGTATTGACGACATTTTCATTCCCACCTCCGACTTATTAAACCATTCACATAACAATAAAAGATTAAATTACAACCAGGCTAAACAAACTTTGTTGTTAAATATGAATGGGTCATATCCATCTAGTAATAATCCCATACTGAATGGGGAGCCATGTGATGCAAAATCTAACCATCTTGGCGGGGAAATGCACAACGGAGTAGGATCAAAGTTGGAGAATGGAATACTAAAGAAAGCACCAGATATACCACATATAACGAATAATATTATCCCACTATCTaatgttttgaaattttatacaCAAGAAGCATACAAACAGTTAACAACAGCCATAGAGAATTTATCGAGTACTAAAGATACCGAAAATGATTCTAGTAGGAAGAagttcttcttgaatttaattatatCCCTAAGACAAGactttattaaaatatatacttTGGTCAAATGGGCTAGTTCGTCGAAGGATATATCTAAActaattgatttattgaattggTTTAGGTCTCAagatttttattttgaacAATTAGGATACGGATTAAATGAACTTAATAGGTATTCGGGAGcaaaattaccaaattctGACATAATAACAAGTTTGGAAGTGTTTATAAAGAAGAGACCACAGTTGCCGTCATATAATTTGATCAGTACTCCACCCATATCGTCTGAGAAAACTTTGGAAGTCTTGAAGGATTTAAACTTAACATTAATGACTAGAATGGCATTGATAAACAATTTACCAAAACGGTTCATTAATAACTACGAAATAAGAGATGGTAGAGTATATTTTACTATAcaaaatgaatttcaaGTATCTGTCACAGTTGGgaatgatttgattattgaACAAGAAGACGACTATTATAAATCACCGTTCTACTTCATTGACTTCAAGTTTCTATTTGGGATAAACCCAGAGACTGCATTAATTACACATAAAGACAACAAGATAATAACCAAGTTACCAAAGTCATCTTTCCAGAACTTAGAAAAAATTGTAAATACTGTACTATTAAATCTGGGCCTTGGTGGTTTGTATGATCTATTACATAAGTATTCCATTTCATTTAAGCTATACTTAATTGCGAGGCAATTAAAGGATATTTCTATTAACAGTAAATGGagaaataatattcaattcaaatatcaaaatggtaaatcattaatcttaatcaattattggTCAAGTCATTATCTATCCAGAAACTGGAAATCGTTTATTGAATTGGGCATTGATAAAAATTACAACTTGAATTTTAGATGGTTCAAAAATGGTACATATGAACTAAATCATGGAATATCCGGTATATTtgatagaaataatataaagaaacagCTGGACGCTTCTGATGaacaacaaaataatatcgAGCCAAACGAAGAATCATTGGAAGACTTGAGAGAGGATAATAACGAAGATGAATCTGAACCCCAAGATCTAAGCGTAGACTTGATCTTAAACATAATAGTTAATAAGCACTCCGAAATGTTAATGGATAAAATCTATGAAACTATAGTTAAAAGATTATCTgaccaagaagaatattgcTCATTTATATCATGCCATCAATTATTGCTCAAATTGACTCCTAATAAATCGGTTGTGTTTGCTATCAATCCATTAACTGggtttttttattttattgatcCTTCCCCAATTCAGAATCAAGTTACGAAAAAGATCAATACTCAATCGTCTAATCATAAGAACAAGCCTTTTTTTAGTGAAAATGATATGGTGGAGAATAttgttaatcaattgatccAACTAAAACTTGAAATGTTtaacaaagaaattaataataagttAATCACCAGTGGATGgataaataatgaaatcatcaaGTTGAATGACTATGaaacaatcaaattatctaattttttgaatggTGATAACTTTAACAATTCgaattataataaaatcCAATTTTACAGATGTAAAAATTGGCCACTAAGTTGGTTTTTAAGCAATTTAGTGAGTGGTGATAATTTCAGGACTTTCTGGTGGGTTGCAAGAATTAAGTCTATTAAAGGTGAATGGAAAATTCAATGGGTACagcaattgaaatttgatcaagaaaTGGAAACATCAGATGAATTGACTTTAGAttataaattctttaataatttgtcGAGCTTATGTTCTAATATGATTATTGATCATATgatattagaagaattgcAAACTAAAAAGATccaatatattcaaaaacaatCGAAAGAGAAAGCTGCTGAacttttaaataaatttcagATTGATGAGGTTaaggaagaaaatataaaaccTGAAGAGACTAATAATCCATTTGTTTATGAATCTATCATTATGCTTTACAATGATAATAGGTTATTACCagtttccaattcttccaCAAGtttattcttgaaaataaaactaattacattaaataattcaactCAAATGAAACTAAAACTTTTCGGTAACTTGCGGAACATTCCTAATACTTTAGCAGAAACCttcaatcaattgaacTTACATATCAGCAAATCGCAAAACTATTTTGAGATCAACGATATTGTCAACCTatcaaacaaaataaacGATTCATCTATCAAGGAGACTAGGTTGTTAGACTCGatcttattgaaattgaacgTTCTAAATGAATTGATCAAGGTATTGTACCAATTAGATCAAAATAACATTGAGATTGTAAATAGTTCCATTGATAGTATTCAAATTaagattgatgaagaaagtaATAATTTAACTATTAAGTTACCTGAAATGGATGAAAAGTTTAGCTTGCTTAGTTCTAATACCGaatcaaatgaaatgaaattaatcATAAGTTActtaaacaaatatttgCTGATGACAAGCAAGGTTCAAGAGAATGAAATCATTGgtataatcaaatattttaaagaGATCACGCCAATAGTTAAAACGATTAAATCTGTCAGAGCTACCttagatgaaaaaaataaaatgaaattaagtAACGGACTCagcaaattgaattttgatgttgaatttcaaaacttgaatttaattcaattcgtttattttttaaatcatACTAATGTCAACTCAAACAAAAAGATTTTAAAAGATAAAATTGTCATTAAGTTGAATTTTATGAGAAACAGATTTAATAAACAAGATAGATTACTATTGAAACTTTCAATGAAAGacaatttaaattcaaggAATTTAAAGTATAAGAAATTGTTCGAATTGATATACAAAGGAATTAGCGAGGTTGACACCACCAACGGGCTGAAAATTACGAAATTGAATTACGATTTCATTGTTGATAGCCTGCTAATCAACGAACTAATGATTAAAATAACTGATGcttttattctttttctaaGTGACAATGCATAA